Genomic DNA from Microbacterium neungamense:
CAGACGTCCTATTCGAAGGACCGCTACTTCCAGGCCGACGTCCCCAGCGACGACAAGCTGATCCCGGAGGGCATCGAGGGACAGGTGCCGTACCGCGGCCCGCTGTCCGCGGTCGCCTACCAGCTGGTGGGCGGTCTGCGGCAGTCGATGTTCTACGTCGGCGCGCGTACCATCGAGGAGCTCAAGCAGCGCGGCAAGTTCGTCCGGATCACGCCGGCCGGGCTGAAGGAGTCGCACCCGCACGACGTGCAGATCGTCGTCGAGGCCCCCAACTACAAGCGCTGACCCCGGCCCGGGTCCCTCCCGGCTGCCTTTTCGGGGTTCCTTTCCGGGTCCATTCCGGGTTCCTTTTCCGGGTTTGGGGCGGATTCCTGCGTTCGGGGCGGGTATCCTCCGCCCCGAACGCGAGAATGCGCCCCAAACGGGTGGGGAGGGTGAGGGGAGGGTTCCGGATGCCGGTGACGCGGCGTACCGTGCCAGTATGTGCCGCAGCATCCACACCCTCCACAATTTCGAGCCGGCCGCGACCTCCGAGGAGGTGCACGCCGCCGCGCTACAGTACGTGCGCAAGATCGCCGGGACGACGAAGCCGTCCAAGGCCAACCAGGAGGCCTTCGACCGCGCCGTCGCCGAGATCGCGCACGCCACGCAGCACCTGCTGAACGACCTCGTCGCCACCCGCCCGCCGAAGAATCGCGAGGAGGAGGCCGCGAAGGCCCGCGCCCGCGCGGTCGCCTCGGGCCGCTACGCCGCCTGATCCGAGGCGGTCCGTCGCCTCGCCGACATCCG
This window encodes:
- a CDS encoding DUF2277 domain-containing protein codes for the protein MCRSIHTLHNFEPAATSEEVHAAALQYVRKIAGTTKPSKANQEAFDRAVAEIAHATQHLLNDLVATRPPKNREEEAAKARARAVASGRYAA